In Bos indicus x Bos taurus breed Angus x Brahman F1 hybrid chromosome 1, Bos_hybrid_MaternalHap_v2.0, whole genome shotgun sequence, a single window of DNA contains:
- the LOC113894092 gene encoding phospholipid scramblase 2 isoform X1, translating to MDKQNVQMNPPHPGTNLTGPPGHIGYPGPQAGYAVPPPGYASPGPVGFPVQHQPVTGHPGAPTQVPWMPAPLPPLNCPPGLEYLTQIDQLLIHQQIELLEVLIGFETNNKYEIKNSLGQRIYFAAEDTDCCTRNCCGPSRPFTMRILDNMGREVITLERPLRCTSCCFPCCLQEIEIQAPPGVPVGYVTQTWHPCLPKFTIQNERREDVLRISGPCVICSCCADIDFEVKSLDDKYVVGKISKHWTGLIKELFTDVDNFGIQFPLDLDVKMKAVMLGACFLIDFMFFEMTRGE from the exons ATGGACAAACAAA ATGTGCAAATGAATCCTCCACACCCAGGAACAAATTTAACAG GACCTCCAGGACATATTGGCTATCCTGGCCCCCAGGCTGGCTATGCAGTGCCACCACCTGGCTATGCAAGTCCTGGCCCAGTCGGCTTTCCTGTCCAACACCAGCCAGTGACTGGTCACCCAGGAGCGCCCACACAGGTGCCATGGATGCCAGCACCACTACCTCCATTAAACTGCCCACCAGGACTGGAATATTTAACTCAG atAGATCAGCTATTGATTCATCAGCAAATTGAACTTCTGGAAG tcCTGATAGGTTTTGAAACTAATAACAAATATGAAATTAAGAACAGCCTTGGACAGAGGATTTACTTTGCAGCAGAGGATACTGATTGCTGTACTCGAAATTGCTGTGGGCCTTCTAGGCCTTTTACCATGAGGATTCTTGATAATATGGGCCGAGAAGTCATAACTCTGGAAAGACCACTACGGTGTACCAGCTGCTGTTTTCCCTGCTGCCTGCAAGAG ATAGAAATCCAGGCTCCTCCTGGTGTCCCAGTAGGTTACGTTACTCAGACCTGGCACCCTTGCCTGCCAAAGTTTACAATTCAAAATGAGAGGCGAGAGGATGTACTAAGAATTTCTGGTCCATGTGTCATCTGCAGCTGTTGTGCAGATATTGATTTTGAG GTTAAATCTCTTGATGATAAGTATGTGGTTGGCAAGATTTCCAAACACTGGACTGGGCTTATTAAAGAGTTATTTACAGATGTTGATAACTTTGGCATCCAGTTCCCATTAGACCTTGATGTGAAAATGAAAGCTGTGATGCTCGGCGCATGTTTCCTCATT gacTTCATGTTCTTTGAAATGACTAGAGGTGAATAG
- the LOC113894092 gene encoding phospholipid scramblase 2 isoform X2: MNPPHPGTNLTGPPGHIGYPGPQAGYAVPPPGYASPGPVGFPVQHQPVTGHPGAPTQVPWMPAPLPPLNCPPGLEYLTQIDQLLIHQQIELLEVLIGFETNNKYEIKNSLGQRIYFAAEDTDCCTRNCCGPSRPFTMRILDNMGREVITLERPLRCTSCCFPCCLQEIEIQAPPGVPVGYVTQTWHPCLPKFTIQNERREDVLRISGPCVICSCCADIDFEVKSLDDKYVVGKISKHWTGLIKELFTDVDNFGIQFPLDLDVKMKAVMLGACFLIDFMFFEMTRGE; encoded by the exons ATGAATCCTCCACACCCAGGAACAAATTTAACAG GACCTCCAGGACATATTGGCTATCCTGGCCCCCAGGCTGGCTATGCAGTGCCACCACCTGGCTATGCAAGTCCTGGCCCAGTCGGCTTTCCTGTCCAACACCAGCCAGTGACTGGTCACCCAGGAGCGCCCACACAGGTGCCATGGATGCCAGCACCACTACCTCCATTAAACTGCCCACCAGGACTGGAATATTTAACTCAG atAGATCAGCTATTGATTCATCAGCAAATTGAACTTCTGGAAG tcCTGATAGGTTTTGAAACTAATAACAAATATGAAATTAAGAACAGCCTTGGACAGAGGATTTACTTTGCAGCAGAGGATACTGATTGCTGTACTCGAAATTGCTGTGGGCCTTCTAGGCCTTTTACCATGAGGATTCTTGATAATATGGGCCGAGAAGTCATAACTCTGGAAAGACCACTACGGTGTACCAGCTGCTGTTTTCCCTGCTGCCTGCAAGAG ATAGAAATCCAGGCTCCTCCTGGTGTCCCAGTAGGTTACGTTACTCAGACCTGGCACCCTTGCCTGCCAAAGTTTACAATTCAAAATGAGAGGCGAGAGGATGTACTAAGAATTTCTGGTCCATGTGTCATCTGCAGCTGTTGTGCAGATATTGATTTTGAG GTTAAATCTCTTGATGATAAGTATGTGGTTGGCAAGATTTCCAAACACTGGACTGGGCTTATTAAAGAGTTATTTACAGATGTTGATAACTTTGGCATCCAGTTCCCATTAGACCTTGATGTGAAAATGAAAGCTGTGATGCTCGGCGCATGTTTCCTCATT gacTTCATGTTCTTTGAAATGACTAGAGGTGAATAG